A stretch of Endozoicomonas sp. SCSIO W0465 DNA encodes these proteins:
- the ltrA gene encoding group II intron reverse transcriptase/maturase, which produces MNHDLLNCVLEPANLASAWKQVKSNKGAPGIDGVTIEAYPDFAKQHWPSVRQALLDGTYQPSPVRRHVIEKPDGGERLLGIPTVMDRVIQQAIVQVLTPVFDPGFSPNSFGYRPGRSAHDGVRQVKQLINRGLHYAVDVDLSKFFDTVNHDVLMSRVSRKVRDKRLLKLIGSYLRSGVMIEGNVYPTRVGMPQGGPLSPLLSNVVLDELDKELEYRGHCFARYCDDFVILVKSQRAGDRVMHSITQFIERKLKLKINSRKSKVVKATESEFLSFTFTGKKVRWAQKCLDRFKYRILKLTSRRWGVSMQHRLRKLAQYIRGWMGYFRLSEYHRPIPLLDQWIRRRIRCCFLKQWRKPKTRFKNLVRLGVDKINAAKIAASSKGYYRLSKTYAVQQALNNSYLAKIGLVSLKDLWIRFHHHR; this is translated from the coding sequence TTGAACCATGATCTACTAAATTGCGTACTTGAACCGGCTAATCTGGCAAGTGCATGGAAACAGGTCAAAAGCAACAAGGGTGCTCCGGGTATTGATGGAGTCACTATTGAAGCTTATCCAGACTTTGCCAAACAGCATTGGCCTTCAGTGCGTCAAGCCTTATTGGACGGAACCTACCAGCCATCACCCGTGCGCCGACATGTTATAGAAAAGCCGGACGGCGGTGAGCGTTTGCTGGGAATCCCTACCGTGATGGATAGGGTCATACAGCAGGCCATTGTGCAGGTGCTGACCCCTGTCTTTGATCCGGGTTTCTCTCCAAACAGCTTCGGCTACCGACCGGGACGGTCAGCACACGACGGAGTCCGTCAGGTTAAGCAGTTGATCAACCGGGGGCTTCATTACGCTGTTGACGTTGATCTGAGTAAATTCTTTGATACGGTTAATCACGACGTTTTGATGTCGAGGGTCTCCCGTAAGGTCCGCGACAAACGCCTTCTGAAACTGATTGGTAGCTACCTGCGCTCCGGTGTCATGATTGAGGGCAATGTCTACCCGACCAGGGTTGGCATGCCACAGGGTGGGCCTTTATCACCCTTGCTGTCTAATGTGGTCCTCGACGAACTCGACAAGGAGCTTGAATATCGGGGTCATTGCTTTGCAAGATACTGTGATGATTTTGTGATTCTCGTCAAAAGTCAGCGTGCAGGGGATCGGGTGATGCACAGCATTACCCAATTCATTGAACGCAAATTGAAACTGAAGATTAACTCCCGGAAAAGTAAAGTTGTGAAAGCAACAGAAAGCGAATTCCTGAGTTTCACCTTCACAGGGAAGAAAGTTCGCTGGGCCCAGAAGTGTCTGGACCGATTCAAATACCGGATACTCAAGTTGACCAGTCGTCGCTGGGGTGTCTCAATGCAACATCGGTTACGCAAATTGGCACAATATATCCGGGGTTGGATGGGGTATTTCCGGTTATCGGAATATCACCGACCAATTCCCCTGCTGGATCAATGGATACGTCGGCGAATCCGTTGCTGCTTTCTGAAGCAATGGCGCAAGCCGAAAACCCGTTTTAAGAATCTGGTCAGGTTAGGCGTTGATAAAATTAACGCCGCCAAGATCGCAGCCAGCAGCAAAGGGTATTACCGTCTGAGTAAAACCTATGCGGTACAACAGGCACTGAATAACAGTTACCTCGCGAAAATTGGGCTTGTTTCATTGAAAGACTTATGGATCAGGTTTCACCATCATCGTTGA
- a CDS encoding ABC transporter ATP-binding protein produces the protein MLAQTVLANDTKKTSGYRGLARLVRYAKPYQWQFLGAFLILLLATSLEMLAPWLMKIILDEHIAPGVNDVMGLAIMGSALFGTYLGSAILQYIQNVKFQENALKVVHDIRRMLFAHVLRLPMSYFDREPTGRLVSRITNDSEVLRQMFVGVIPAILQAFFRIAGIFIAMALLDIHLMLMTVLLIPVMLLAIHLYQKISHPVIHGVRSQLANINTRINESLNGMRIVQAMGQEAHLQQQFDQDNETWSQLKRRNINIDSLLLMPFTHLLNGIALAVVVGWFGYRSGFSLVEVGTLYAFINYLGRFFEPFRQITMQMSSLQQSLVASERLFQVLNEETEDARHNQSKSQSASKSASKSASKSASKSASPEIQCGKLEFNNVTLSYDSKNRALDNVSFTVEPGQFVAIVGHSGSGKSSVINLLMRFYQHQEGQILIDDQPLTSLKEETLRQGLGLVFQEPYIFSGTMAENISLNHHQITDEHVQAAARKVHADPFIRGLDEGYEHKPGPGGKALSTGEKQLLLFARTIAQNPKILLLDEATANIDGETEHHIKEALITLRENRTTIAVAHRLSTIQDADQILVMDEGKIVQRGTHEQLLLQEGHYRDLYLAQQTQEQLGTTQQPALTMAAGNA, from the coding sequence ATGTTGGCACAAACTGTGTTAGCAAACGACACGAAAAAAACATCAGGCTACCGTGGACTGGCCAGGCTGGTTCGTTACGCCAAACCCTATCAGTGGCAATTCCTGGGTGCCTTCCTGATCCTGCTGCTGGCCACCAGCCTGGAAATGCTGGCACCATGGCTGATGAAGATTATTCTGGATGAGCACATCGCCCCCGGCGTAAATGATGTGATGGGTCTTGCCATTATGGGCTCTGCCCTGTTTGGTACCTACCTGGGTTCGGCCATCCTGCAGTACATCCAGAATGTGAAGTTTCAGGAAAATGCGCTCAAGGTGGTTCATGACATCCGGCGTATGCTGTTCGCCCATGTTCTGAGGTTACCGATGAGTTACTTCGACCGTGAGCCCACTGGACGTCTGGTGTCCCGTATTACCAATGATTCGGAAGTTCTGCGCCAGATGTTTGTGGGCGTGATTCCAGCGATTCTGCAGGCCTTTTTCCGGATTGCCGGTATCTTCATTGCCATGGCACTGCTGGATATCCACCTGATGTTGATGACCGTGCTGCTGATACCCGTCATGCTGCTGGCGATCCATCTCTATCAGAAAATCAGCCATCCCGTGATTCACGGAGTGCGTAGCCAGCTGGCCAACATTAACACTCGCATCAACGAATCACTCAATGGTATGCGTATTGTTCAGGCCATGGGACAGGAAGCACATCTGCAACAACAGTTTGACCAGGACAATGAAACGTGGAGCCAGCTCAAGCGCAGGAACATCAATATCGATAGCCTGTTGCTGATGCCCTTTACCCACTTGCTTAACGGTATTGCCCTGGCGGTTGTGGTGGGCTGGTTTGGCTACCGGTCCGGTTTTTCTCTGGTTGAAGTGGGTACGCTCTATGCTTTTATCAATTACCTGGGCCGTTTTTTTGAACCATTCAGGCAGATCACCATGCAGATGAGCAGTCTGCAGCAGTCTCTGGTCGCCTCGGAAAGACTGTTCCAGGTGTTGAACGAAGAGACCGAAGACGCCCGGCATAACCAGAGTAAAAGCCAGAGTGCAAGCAAGAGTGCAAGCAAGAGTGCAAGCAAGAGTGCAAGCAAGAGTGCAAGCCCTGAGATCCAGTGCGGCAAGCTGGAATTCAATAACGTAACACTGTCCTATGACTCCAAAAATCGGGCACTGGACAATGTCAGCTTCACGGTAGAACCAGGTCAGTTTGTCGCCATTGTGGGCCACAGTGGTAGCGGCAAAAGCTCCGTAATCAACCTGTTGATGCGCTTTTACCAGCATCAGGAAGGGCAGATCCTGATTGATGACCAGCCTCTGACCAGCCTGAAGGAAGAGACATTGCGCCAGGGTTTGGGGCTGGTATTCCAGGAACCCTATATTTTCAGTGGAACCATGGCTGAAAACATCAGTCTGAATCATCACCAGATCACCGATGAGCACGTTCAGGCAGCGGCCAGAAAAGTGCATGCTGATCCATTCATCCGAGGGTTGGATGAAGGCTATGAGCACAAGCCCGGCCCCGGGGGCAAAGCGCTGTCAACCGGCGAAAAACAACTCTTGTTGTTTGCCAGAACCATTGCCCAGAATCCAAAAATTCTGCTGCTGGATGAAGCCACTGCCAATATCGATGGTGAGACCGAACACCATATTAAAGAGGCGCTGATTACTCTGCGGGAAAACAGGACCACCATTGCCGTGGCTCATCGTCTGTCCACGATTCAGGATGCCGACCAGATTCTGGTAATGGATGAAGGAAAGATTGTGCAGCGTGGCACCCATGAGCAGTTGCTGCTGCAGGAAGGACACTATCGCGATCTTTACCTGGCACAGCAGACTCAAGAGCAGCTGGGCACAACTCAACAGCCTGCCCTGACGATGGCCGCAGGCAACGCTTGA
- a CDS encoding ABC transporter ATP-binding protein — translation MKLLWKLRFILKDYWQQYLLAFICLQIVSALNLLPPWLIGQVVDGIKDNSLTNRELTGYVAGIMITGLTVYGFRYVWRSRLYGASIELIRKQRSRLFAHFTQLSPEFYQHHTTGDLMAHATNDLNAVEESVGVGVMTLVDSLIAGITVLFAMVFLVSGQLTLLAMLPFPVLVWVTKRYGVALYSRFGRSQAAFSSLNEETRESITGIRAVKAHQLTERQTQRFEQLSMEAVEANTSVARVDALFGPSISLFFGLSFVLALVGGAWLISQGQLTVGLLTSFTLYLSQMLGPMLQFGWQFNVFQRGSASWGRLEKLLARQPKVSNAPDAHQAPNDNSFSINIQSFGYGKESVLKNITSKIPAGSFIGITGRTGSGKSTLLRLILREFDLPEGSSITMGDIPLQQITVESLRKKLAWVPQEPMLFSGTIADNIRFPAPDASLEAVEKAAALAAIDEEIMGFKDGYNTLLGENGINLSGGQKQRLALARALLADAEILLLDDAFSALDMKTEARILKNLMAMKGKKTIILVTQRLPELITADHILVLDRGHIIEQGNHEQLLSIGKNKRTNDQPEENTTEHWYAKIFQQQARTLLQPLEATPDVVTKSDVA, via the coding sequence TTGAAACTACTCTGGAAACTCCGGTTTATTCTGAAGGACTACTGGCAGCAATACCTGCTGGCCTTTATCTGCCTGCAGATTGTCTCCGCTCTGAACCTGCTGCCACCCTGGCTGATTGGTCAGGTGGTTGACGGTATAAAAGACAATAGCCTCACCAACCGGGAGCTGACCGGCTATGTTGCCGGCATAATGATCACGGGTCTGACGGTCTATGGTTTCCGCTACGTCTGGAGATCCAGACTTTACGGTGCCTCCATTGAGCTGATCCGCAAGCAGCGCAGCCGCCTGTTTGCCCATTTCACCCAGCTCTCGCCGGAATTTTACCAGCACCACACCACAGGTGACCTGATGGCCCATGCCACCAACGACCTCAATGCGGTTGAGGAGAGTGTTGGCGTCGGAGTCATGACTCTGGTGGACTCACTGATTGCAGGCATTACCGTTCTGTTTGCCATGGTGTTCCTGGTCAGTGGTCAACTGACCCTGCTGGCCATGCTGCCTTTTCCGGTACTGGTCTGGGTGACCAAACGCTACGGTGTTGCATTGTACTCACGCTTTGGCCGCTCCCAGGCAGCCTTTTCCAGCCTGAACGAGGAGACCCGTGAATCCATCACCGGTATTCGTGCGGTCAAAGCACATCAGTTGACCGAGCGGCAAACCCAGCGCTTTGAACAGCTCTCCATGGAGGCTGTGGAAGCGAATACCAGCGTTGCCAGAGTTGATGCCCTGTTTGGCCCGAGTATCAGCCTGTTTTTTGGTCTCTCTTTTGTCCTGGCCCTGGTCGGCGGTGCCTGGTTGATCAGCCAGGGTCAACTGACCGTCGGTCTGTTAACCAGTTTCACTCTTTACCTCAGCCAGATGCTCGGTCCCATGCTGCAATTTGGCTGGCAGTTCAATGTTTTTCAGCGCGGTAGTGCGTCCTGGGGACGTCTGGAAAAACTGCTGGCCCGTCAGCCAAAAGTGAGTAATGCCCCCGATGCTCATCAGGCACCAAACGACAATAGTTTTTCAATTAATATCCAGTCGTTCGGTTACGGCAAAGAATCGGTGCTGAAGAACATCACCAGCAAAATACCAGCAGGTTCATTTATCGGTATTACCGGTCGTACTGGCAGCGGCAAAAGTACTTTGCTCAGGCTCATTCTGCGTGAGTTTGATCTGCCTGAGGGGTCATCCATCACCATGGGAGATATCCCGCTGCAACAGATCACAGTGGAATCGTTACGGAAAAAACTGGCCTGGGTACCCCAGGAGCCCATGCTGTTCTCCGGAACCATCGCAGACAACATTCGCTTCCCGGCACCGGATGCCAGTCTGGAAGCCGTCGAAAAAGCAGCAGCACTGGCTGCTATCGATGAAGAGATCATGGGCTTCAAGGATGGCTACAACACCCTGCTGGGTGAGAACGGCATCAACCTGTCCGGTGGTCAGAAGCAACGTCTGGCATTGGCCAGGGCACTGTTGGCTGACGCTGAAATCTTATTGCTGGATGATGCTTTCAGTGCCCTGGATATGAAAACCGAGGCCCGTATTCTGAAAAATCTGATGGCCATGAAGGGTAAGAAAACCATCATTCTGGTTACTCAGCGGCTACCTGAGCTGATTACTGCTGACCATATCCTGGTACTGGACCGTGGCCACATTATTGAGCAAGGCAACCATGAGCAACTGCTCTCTATAGGTAAAAATAAAAGAACGAACGACCAGCCAGAAGAGAATACGACCGAACACTGGTATGCAAAAATCTTCCAACAGCAGGCAAGAACACTGCTGCAACCATTGGAAGCGACACCAGATGTTGTGACCAAGTCCGATGTTGCCTGA
- a CDS encoding DUF1501 domain-containing protein, with protein MTKINRRDLIKWLGAGVVCSQIPVTGNLAFGQNSNRRQNVSPKLVWIVLRGAMDSLHAVLPAFDDHLLVHRRVIAEPALDAMLPLERGFGLNNNLATLHGWYRQQQMVPVVAVASPYRQRSHFEGQDVLESGLVPMSQDNGWLSRAREATGKTGLSVSHSLPVSLRGGQQAGTWYPNTIPSAKEDLYRRLFQIYQQDDLLHNRLEEALDIRGIVGSSMDGNSRKFKALAEAAGTLLSHQEGPDAIMLEMGGWDTHDNQLARLSRQFQELDSGLQSMRASMGEQTWSNTIIMIATEFGRTVALNGTGGTDHGTASCLFIAGGAVNGGKVLGDWPGLARKDLYEARDLRPTSDIRQWISAVLVEHWQLSAPQLMRIFPDVTPARMV; from the coding sequence GTGACGAAAATTAACCGACGCGACCTGATCAAATGGCTTGGGGCCGGCGTGGTCTGCTCACAAATTCCCGTTACTGGCAATCTGGCGTTCGGCCAGAATTCTAACCGTCGTCAGAACGTTTCACCCAAACTGGTATGGATCGTTCTGCGTGGTGCGATGGACTCACTGCACGCTGTTCTGCCAGCCTTTGATGACCACCTGTTGGTGCATCGTCGTGTTATTGCCGAGCCGGCCCTTGATGCCATGCTGCCACTGGAGCGAGGGTTTGGTCTGAACAATAACCTGGCAACGTTGCATGGCTGGTATCGACAGCAGCAAATGGTGCCTGTGGTTGCGGTTGCCTCTCCTTATCGCCAACGCTCGCACTTTGAAGGTCAGGATGTACTGGAGTCAGGCCTTGTGCCAATGAGTCAGGATAATGGCTGGCTGTCCCGGGCACGGGAGGCCACCGGAAAAACCGGACTGTCAGTATCTCACTCGTTGCCCGTCAGCCTGCGTGGAGGACAGCAGGCAGGTACCTGGTACCCAAACACGATTCCCTCGGCTAAAGAAGACCTGTATCGAAGACTTTTCCAGATCTACCAGCAGGATGACCTGCTGCACAACCGCCTGGAAGAAGCCCTTGATATCCGCGGTATTGTGGGCAGCTCAATGGATGGTAATAGTCGTAAATTCAAAGCACTGGCAGAAGCGGCAGGTACGTTGCTCAGCCATCAGGAAGGCCCCGATGCCATCATGCTGGAAATGGGCGGCTGGGACACCCATGACAACCAGCTGGCGCGGCTTTCACGCCAGTTTCAGGAACTGGATTCGGGCCTGCAAAGCATGAGAGCCAGTATGGGAGAACAGACATGGAGCAATACCATTATCATGATTGCTACCGAGTTTGGCCGAACCGTGGCGCTCAATGGTACCGGTGGTACCGATCATGGAACCGCCTCCTGCCTCTTTATCGCCGGTGGCGCGGTTAACGGTGGCAAGGTGCTGGGTGACTGGCCGGGGCTTGCCAGAAAAGACCTGTATGAAGCACGGGATTTACGTCCAACGTCTGATATTCGTCAGTGGATCTCAGCAGTACTGGTGGAACACTGGCAACTTTCTGCTCCCCAGCTGATGCGTATTTTCCCTGACGTCACACCTGCCCGGATGGTTTAA
- a CDS encoding phosphatase PAP2 family protein, giving the protein MAEMFIPSKNSRLNKGLLVAALIFSSWLFPPTRLIWNFVDYRVFSILNGSLANWPGAQTFWALMNYKFGHSFPSTNLALAPLAALFFCDLLKQNQGSGAKAFGCLGVIILLIVITLFINKQVLHPFMQHVLDFTRDSPTLVVENPIRLSLVFPDLNIRDQSHQSFPGDNSIMWISWAGFMLLYSTRPFVWIQVLAAAFLCTPRLFSGGHWLSDIIVGGGSVSLGTPGMGMN; this is encoded by the coding sequence ATGGCAGAGATGTTTATTCCTTCCAAAAACTCAAGACTCAATAAGGGTCTTCTTGTAGCCGCCCTGATTTTTTCCTCATGGCTATTTCCTCCAACACGTCTCATTTGGAACTTTGTTGATTACCGGGTATTCAGCATCCTAAATGGCAGTCTGGCTAACTGGCCTGGCGCTCAAACCTTCTGGGCCTTAATGAATTACAAATTTGGACATTCCTTTCCCTCAACCAATTTAGCCCTCGCCCCACTCGCCGCACTCTTCTTCTGCGACCTACTTAAGCAAAATCAGGGCTCAGGAGCTAAAGCCTTTGGCTGCCTTGGCGTCATAATCCTTCTGATCGTCATCACCCTCTTCATCAATAAGCAAGTTCTTCACCCCTTTATGCAACACGTCCTCGACTTCACAAGAGATAGCCCCACCCTCGTTGTGGAGAACCCCATCCGACTCTCGCTCGTCTTCCCCGACCTCAACATTCGGGACCAATCCCATCAAAGTTTTCCCGGAGATAACTCCATCATGTGGATCTCATGGGCAGGCTTTATGCTACTTTACAGCACTCGCCCCTTTGTGTGGATTCAAGTCCTTGCTGCCGCTTTCCTCTGCACTCCGCGCCTTTTTAGTGGTGGACACTGGTTAAGCGATATCATTGTGGGTGGTGGAAGTGTATCTCTTGGTACGCCCGGCATGGGCATGAACTGA
- a CDS encoding ISNCY family transposase, which produces MRKKRNPQCSMELHYVPHEICSQLSGISQWLDAHPQFNDWIYEDLSSGDKQNTGRNGLSAESVLRAALLKQYLNCDYDYLSFVLMDSMLFRDFCRLEPNQRPSRSSLHGLISLLTASTWERINNCQLMTAKDQGIEKGRTVAIDSTVTESDIKPPCDSDLLASSVKEICRLLERGQTLTATPLYEYTHHNRAVKDAARKCIYAGKEERHQHYKKLLQLTRKSRKVLIEATVTLANARQQGQCLLADDADKWQADVDHLLPLVDAIVSQTERRVFKGEKVPAQEKVVSLYEPHTDIIVKDRRQVQYGHKLNLVQGKSRLILDLVIEEGNPADSDQFIPMMERQKEIYGRVPRQTSGDGGYACRANLEKAKAMGISDVAFNKKRGLEVEEMTKSQYVYKTLFRFRAGIEAGISWLKRCFGLSRCHCKGSERFDSHCWLSVVCYNLVILARHPAPS; this is translated from the coding sequence ATGCGCAAAAAACGCAACCCGCAGTGTAGTATGGAACTCCATTACGTACCTCATGAAATCTGCTCCCAGCTTTCCGGTATCTCGCAATGGCTTGACGCCCATCCACAGTTCAATGACTGGATTTATGAGGACTTAAGTTCTGGTGATAAACAGAACACTGGGCGGAACGGACTATCAGCAGAATCCGTTCTTCGTGCGGCACTCCTGAAACAGTATTTGAATTGTGATTATGACTACTTGTCGTTTGTTTTGATGGACTCCATGCTCTTTCGAGACTTTTGTCGCCTCGAACCAAACCAGCGCCCCAGTCGCTCCAGTTTGCATGGGCTCATCAGCCTTCTTACTGCATCTACATGGGAACGGATTAATAACTGTCAGCTAATGACCGCTAAAGATCAGGGTATTGAAAAAGGGCGCACTGTGGCTATTGACAGCACAGTCACCGAATCGGATATCAAACCTCCTTGCGACAGTGATCTTTTAGCCAGTTCCGTTAAAGAAATTTGTCGGCTGCTGGAACGGGGACAAACACTGACAGCGACACCGCTTTATGAATATACCCATCACAACCGAGCCGTAAAAGATGCGGCCAGAAAATGCATCTACGCTGGCAAAGAAGAGCGGCATCAGCATTATAAAAAACTGCTGCAGTTGACCCGAAAATCCCGGAAGGTACTTATCGAAGCTACTGTCACGCTAGCAAACGCCCGTCAGCAGGGGCAGTGTCTCCTGGCTGATGATGCCGACAAGTGGCAGGCCGATGTGGATCACCTGTTACCCCTGGTGGATGCAATAGTCTCCCAGACAGAGCGCAGGGTCTTTAAGGGTGAAAAGGTGCCAGCCCAGGAAAAAGTGGTTAGCCTGTATGAACCCCATACGGATATCATCGTAAAAGACAGGCGGCAAGTACAGTATGGCCATAAACTGAACCTGGTTCAGGGAAAAAGTCGATTGATCCTGGACCTGGTTATTGAGGAAGGTAACCCAGCGGATTCGGACCAATTCATTCCGATGATGGAAAGACAAAAAGAAATTTATGGTCGTGTACCTCGCCAGACAAGCGGTGACGGCGGATACGCGTGTCGCGCTAATTTGGAAAAAGCCAAGGCCATGGGAATCAGCGATGTAGCTTTTAATAAGAAGCGCGGACTTGAAGTCGAAGAGATGACTAAAAGTCAGTATGTGTATAAAACGCTCTTTCGCTTCCGGGCAGGTATTGAAGCGGGAATTTCGTGGCTAAAGAGATGTTTTGGGCTATCACGTTGCCACTGCAAGGGTTCTGAGCGTTTTGATTCTCATTGCTGGTTATCGGTGGTCTGTTACAACCTGGTGATTCTGGCCAGACACCCGGCACCATCCTGA
- a CDS encoding IS66 family transposase: MIPELPATMSAEILLKENAELRMRVACLEERCRELEEKVGKNSQNSSKPPSSDGYQKPCKNSNSPDHSDDLSADKGTDPSDEKPNPKSLRQSSGNKAGGKKGHQGTCLKQVDIPDYIEYLPVKECNKCQASLLDSEPVKYIERQVFEPGRPGEFEVTAHRAEVKICTCGCRNQAEFPEGVTAAAQYGSATQAMAVYLNQYHFLPFKRVSEYFNTLYKMSVSAGTVANFVARTYENLASTEEVIRDALRESSVAGADETGMRAEGSLHWLHVMRDEQWTLYYLSEKRGREAMDTMGILLTFAGVLVHDHWKSYFAYAATHVLCNAHHLRELLGVVDRDSNQLALRLMKLLRLSWHYCKGFKTIGMLQMPSVVCERIEKIYDRLLQRALMKEVVYMEKQREELKRKKVKNTKAYNLFKRLTEFKAETLRFMSDFTIPFDNNGSERDVRMAKLKQKISGCFRSADGGSMFARIRSYLSSARKQGMDTYQSLHRAVRNYCNMPLLSAE, translated from the coding sequence ATGATTCCAGAACTACCCGCAACTATGTCGGCTGAGATTCTCTTGAAAGAGAATGCAGAGCTGCGGATGAGAGTTGCCTGTCTGGAAGAGCGATGTCGAGAATTGGAAGAAAAGGTTGGCAAGAACAGTCAAAACAGCAGCAAGCCGCCATCGTCTGATGGTTATCAAAAACCTTGTAAAAACAGTAATTCTCCAGATCATTCTGACGACCTTTCCGCAGATAAAGGTACCGATCCATCGGATGAAAAACCCAATCCTAAAAGTCTGAGACAGTCTTCTGGTAATAAAGCCGGTGGAAAGAAAGGGCATCAGGGCACTTGTCTTAAACAGGTCGATATCCCTGACTATATTGAGTACCTTCCGGTTAAAGAATGCAATAAATGTCAGGCGTCTCTTCTTGATAGTGAGCCGGTCAAATATATTGAACGACAGGTGTTTGAACCAGGGAGACCGGGTGAATTTGAAGTAACGGCCCATAGAGCTGAAGTAAAAATCTGCACTTGTGGTTGTCGGAATCAGGCTGAATTCCCGGAAGGTGTTACCGCTGCCGCACAATATGGCTCAGCCACACAGGCTATGGCCGTCTATCTTAACCAATACCATTTCCTGCCTTTTAAGCGCGTGTCAGAGTATTTTAATACTCTCTATAAAATGAGTGTAAGTGCAGGCACTGTCGCCAATTTTGTGGCCAGAACCTATGAAAATCTGGCTTCTACTGAAGAGGTTATTCGTGACGCCTTGCGGGAATCGTCTGTTGCCGGAGCCGATGAAACGGGTATGCGGGCCGAGGGCTCTTTGCACTGGCTACACGTTATGCGGGATGAACAATGGACGCTCTACTACTTGTCTGAAAAGCGAGGTCGTGAGGCCATGGACACGATGGGCATACTGCTAACATTTGCAGGCGTTCTGGTTCATGATCATTGGAAATCCTATTTTGCATATGCGGCAACTCACGTACTTTGCAATGCCCATCACCTGAGGGAGCTTTTGGGTGTTGTTGATAGGGACAGCAATCAACTGGCGTTGCGATTGATGAAGCTACTGAGGCTTTCCTGGCATTACTGCAAGGGCTTTAAGACCATAGGTATGCTACAGATGCCAAGTGTTGTCTGTGAACGAATCGAGAAGATTTATGACCGGTTGCTTCAGCGGGCTCTAATGAAAGAAGTCGTCTATATGGAGAAGCAACGAGAGGAGCTTAAGCGCAAGAAAGTCAAGAATACTAAAGCTTACAATCTCTTCAAACGACTCACTGAGTTCAAGGCTGAGACACTGCGCTTCATGTCAGATTTTACCATTCCCTTCGATAACAATGGCAGTGAGCGGGATGTTCGAATGGCCAAGTTAAAGCAGAAAATCTCAGGCTGCTTCAGGAGTGCAGACGGTGGTTCTATGTTTGCACGGATTCGCAGCTATTTGTCGTCTGCCAGAAAACAGGGAATGGACACATATCAATCACTTCATAGAGCTGTTCGGAATTACTGTAATATGCCTTTGCTCAGTGCTGAATAG